The window GCAGGCATTTCCATTAGATGCATATAGGCGGGTTCCGATTCCCATTTCAGAAAAACCCTGGTGTATCAACTCCCCCACACCACCGCTTTGTGCAGCTATTGAAATATAGCCGGCTTCAGGTTTTGTGAATGCAAAATTACAATAAGCCCTTACGTTCGGATCAGTATTTATTATTCCCTGACAATTGGGACCGAATATCCTGATGCCGTATTTTTTTGCCCGTAAAAGAAAATCTTTTTCTATAGCTTCGCCTTCAGGGCCAGTTTCTTTAAAGCCCGCAGAATTGATGATAATGGATTTAACGCCTTTTTTGCCGCAATCTTCTACTGCCTGGGGCACAAACTTACTGGGAATGATAATATGGGCAAGATCTATTTCGCCGGGCACATCCAGAATACTTTTATATGCCCTTATGCCTTGTATTTCATCTGCCTGTGGATTTATCGGATATATTGAACCTGTATAACCAAAATCTATAAGGTTTTTTAATATTCTGTTTCCAATGGAAAGTTCTTTTACTGATGCACCGATTATGGCAACTGATTTTGGTTTAAACAAACTGTCAAGCATGCTGGTTATTTTCCTCAAGTTGTTCGATAAAAGCTTCGATATTTGTTGTTGTCTGATCGTCTGATATACACCTTAGATCATTTAAATCGCCGTTTATTGTGAGATATGGAATCTTTGTTTCTTTTTCAAGCCTTTGAGGCATTCCATAGCGGCAGTTGGAATTGTGCGGGCAGGTTTTAGCATCATGGTAAATAATACCATCGATTTTAAAGAAATCCATCATCTCCTTGATATAATCTTGCTTGGCTTCATCCGATCTTGTAATAAAAAGCCTGGTGTAAGCTTTCGCCATACTGGTAAAAGGATCTTCGGGGTCAAAATCTGTGAATATCCAGCTGTTGCAATATGTGGAAGCAAGCACATTTGTATTAAGGTTTGTAAACATTTCGGAGTGGTCGCGCAGCCTGCCCCAGATGGGCATACCTTCCCAGTATATTCTGAACTTCTCGTTATCAAGAGAACCTTGCCTGTCTTTTATCCTTTGCCTTAATTCAGCATAAAGAAGTTTATAGTAATCGACTGCCTGTTGTGTTCCTCTAAGTACTACTGCTGGTGCCATATGAATTGTGCCATCGAAAAAAGTAATGGGAGAAGGAATGGCTGCGGCAGTATCTAAAACATTTTTCCACAAATCGGAACATTCACGGGAAAGAGCTACAGCTTGTTTCAGATTGTCGGCGTCATATTTTTTGCCGGATATTTTTTCCAAAGGTTTGATAAGAGCTTCTAGTTGCCTGGCCACAGATTCAATATGTGATTTATTAACATCTTTAATTCCTCTGTGTGTGTTTACTACAAGCAAAGGAACATTAAACTCTTTTGAATACCAGCAAAACCAGTCCTGGACATCTCTGCACTGGTTCGTATTGCATACAAGAACGTTAGGTTTAGGCACACATTCTATTCCTTCATATGCTTTTTTAAGCGGTGTTAAACCTCTTATATACGCTCCTATGTCAGAAGTAAGATACGAACATATATCAGGAGAATACCCGCGGGCATTTGCATAAGGAATCATTTCGGTTGACATACGGGTTGCGCCAAGCATTGCGCCGTGATTTTCGGGAAAAAATACAAGAAAACCCATGCCCCTTAATATCTCGGCCGGCCCAACGCTGGAACACCAGGCAATTTTTTTATCCCCTGTTTTTGCCGCATTATCCATTTCATAAAAATACTGCGACATTATTTTATTCATTTCAAAAGCAGCATTAATAGTTTTTCTGACTGCTAATTTGTCTTCCGCCATAAAAAATTTCCTCAACTATAGTTATTACATCATAAAATACGGGTCAACATCAATAACAACGCTGACATCTTTACCGCATATCTTATTGGCTTTTTCAAGGACAATTATTTTTGCAAACTGATGGAGGGGACTAAAACTATAGCCTTTTAAAAGAATTTGCCATCTGTAACGGCCGGCAACCTTGGCAACAGATGCTTCAACAGGGCCAAGCACCATTACAGATTTTTCAAATGATTTACTCCCGTTTTTCAATTCATTGCAGCAATTCCCCAAAGCTTTTGCACGTTCTTTGGTTCTTTTCTTATCTTTGCCTGAAAGCCGGATCATAATCATTTTTGAAAATGGAGGATAATTCAAATCCTTTCGAAAAACTATCTCTTTTTCATAAAAAGATATAAAATCCTGTTTTTTTGCAGATTTAATGGTGAAATGCTCCGGATTATATGTCTGGAGTATAACACTTCCTTTTGAATCTCCACGGCCTGCTCTGCCTGAGACCTGGGCTAAAAGCCCAAATGTGCGTTCACATGCCCTGAAATCGGGGAAAGAAAGTGACAGATCCGCACAGATTATGCCTACAAGTGTAATGCCGGGATAATCATGCCCCTTTGCAACCATTTGGGTTCCGATAAGTATATCAATGTTATGCTCGCTCAAATCTTTTAATATCTTTAATACGGAACCTTTGCGAATTGTTGTATCCGAATCCATCCTTGCAACTCTGGCCAGCGGGAAAAGAGTTTTAACCGCTTCTTCAATTTTTTCTGTGCCAAGCCCAAGAAGTTTAATTGCAGCAGATCCGCATTTGGCGCAATTGGAATTTGCAGCTTTTGTATAACCGCAATAATGGCATTTGTATGCATTTTCTGATTTATGCAGTGTTAGCGAAATGTCGCAATTTTTACATTTTACAGCTTCACCGCAAGCAGAACATACAGGAAAACCTGCAAAACCTCTGCGGTTTAGAAACAGCAGAACCTGTTCTTTCCGGGACAAAGTGTTTTTAATACCGTCTATAAGCTCTTGTGAAAAATACCGTCTAATTCCCCGGTTGTTACGGTAATTTTTTAAATCCACAACATTAACTTCAGGCAGCGTCTTGTTTTCTATACGCTTTGTTAGAGTAAGTCCTGAAAATTTATTTGATAAAACGTTTTGATACGATTGAACCGAAGGAGTTGCAGAACCAAGAAGTACTATACAGTTTTCAAGTTTTGCTCTCACAACTGCAAGATCTCTTGCATTATATCTAAGTCCTCCTTCCTGCTTATACGATGAATCATGTTCTTCATCGACTACTATTAATCCGATGTTTGTTAAAGGAGCAAAAACAGCAGATCTTGCACCGATTGCAATCAAAGTTTTTTTATCTGTTATTCTGCTCCATTGATCATATCTTTCTCCGGAAGAAAGACCGCTGTGCAAAATTGCCACGCATTCACCAAAACGTGCCCTGAACCTTTTTTCTATCTGAGATATAAGCGCTATTTCGGGTACCAGAACAAGAACGGAATACCCCTTATCAATAGCTGCAGAGGCAAGTTTCATGTAAACCTCGGTTTTGCCGCTTCCCGTAACTCCTGAAAGAAGAAAAGGAGAAAAGCCTTTGCCGAGAAAGTTTAATACATTTGAAATAACACGTTCCTGTTCATGGGTTGGAGCAGGAGCAATATCCGGACTTATTTCTTCTCCGAAAGGATCACGATAAACCGGTTTTTTGGATAAAATAAGATATCCGGCACTTTCTAATGCTTTAACAACTCTTGTCGCATTGGGGACATATTCTTTTAAACGCTTAAGAGACAGTTCGCCGTAAGTTTTTAAGCAATCTATTACATTTTTTCGTGATAATGATAATTTACTGTCAGGCAAACCGCCGCCGGAAAGACACACGTATGACTCCAACCTGGCTTTTGTTTTTCCGGATCTTATTGCTCCCGGAAGAGCTGTTTTTATTACTGCACCGATAGGATAAATATAATAATCTGCAATCCATTTAAAAAAAGGAACCATAGAAGGCGGGAAAATAGATGTTTTGTCTATAACATCTATTATAGGTTTTATTTCTTTATCATCATATTCACTTGTATGTTTACTTTCGGAAAGCACATACCCTGTTATGTTTCTTTGCCCGAAGGGAACAGTCACTCTTTTCCCCGGCAAAAAACCATCATGTAAGCCTTCGGGAACAATGTAAGTGAATATGCTATATACAGGTAAATCAACCGTAACATCAATATATTTAGTGTTGTTTGACATTTTTGTTTGCAAAATCAATAATTATTGTTAGAATTTTTATAATTTTATGCTATGTTTACACATAAGACAATATCCGGTTTAAAAAGCAACCTGTTTAAATTAAGGAGCCAGTTTCAAAACGCCCCATTTTGGCCGATCTTAAGCGTTGGGCTCAAATTTCAATCCTCGAAATACTAAATGTATTCCTGCGGTTGAAATTTTCTCCCGCCTTGAGCTTGACCAAACTGAAACGTTTTGAAAGTGGCTCTAAGATTTAGATTTTTTTATGCTCTGTACTTTCTCTGTTTTTTATGAAAATTATTTTTTAAACGTGTAAAATGGAAAGGAGAAATTCATGCACACGACATTTAAAAAACCTGTTATGATTTTATCAATTATTGCACTGCTAATTATATCATCCACTCCTGCGGTATTTGCGCTGGATTGCAACAAGACGGAAACACCCGAAGGTATTGCTATGATTGCCGACTTTGTAGCAGTAAGGCCAATTGGTATAGCCAGTCTTGCTACAGGTTCCGTTGTATTTATTCTTTCTTCCCCCTTCTCTGCTCTTGGTGGAAATGTTGCAGCAGCCTGGGATAAATTAGTAGTTAAGCCTGCAGGATATACCTTTAAAAGACCTCTCGGGCAATTTAAATAATATCAGGTTTCGAGACTGTTGCAGATGCCTACTGTTGGTTGATTACAAATCGTTTCATTTGAATAGTGGAGCATAAGCGCTATCAATAAGCGCTTATGCTCTAAATATTTGCTATTGTGCCACGCGGATTTTTAAGGTCTTGTCTTGTTGATACTATCCTATCTATGTTTTTTATGCCCGTAATCCGGATGATATTTTTTCCTTTCGTCTATGGGTATATATTCCGTCAATGGCGGACCGTCATATATTTGCCGCGGACGACTTAATTTCCATTTGGGATCATCCGCACTTTCCTTCCACTGAGCTATCCACCCTGGAAGTCTTCCTATTGCAAACATGACTGTAAACATATTTGTAGGTATACCAAGAGCTCTTAATAAAATACCGCTGTAAAAGTCTATGTTAGGATAGAGGTTATGTTCCAGAAAATAAGTATCTTTCAAGGCAACTTCTTCCAGCGCTTTTGCTATATCAAGCAAAGGGTCGCTTGTCTGAAGTTTTTCAAGAATAATATCACAAGTATTTTTCATAATCTTTGCTCTCGGGTCATAGGTTTTATAAACCCTGTGCCCAAAACCCATTAGTCTGAAGGGGTCTTTTTTATCTTTAGCCCTTTCAACAGCTTTTTTAACATTATCACCGTCTTTTCTTTTTATTCTTGTAAGCATTTCTACAACAGCCTGATTTGCTCCTCCATGCAAAGGACCCCAAAGGGCAGCAATTCCGGCGGAAATAGCGGCGTAAAGATTTACTCTCCCGCTTCCTACCATTCTGACTGTAGAGCTTGAGCAGTTTTGCTCGTGATCTGCATGCAGAATCCAGAAAACATTTAAAGCCTTGACCATTTCATCATCGATCTGATAGGGCCTGACCGGGCTATCGAACATCATATTAAGGAAATTGGCACAATAGGACAGATCAGGACGTGGATAAACAACTTTATGTCCTCTGGATATTTTGTAAGACATGGCGGCAAGTGTTCGAATCTTGGAAAGCAGGCGTGTAACAGTTAAATTTATCTGTTCTACAGATTCAACTTTAAGTTCGGGATAAAAACTTCTAAGGGCAGTAACCATTGAAGAAAGAATTCCCATAGGATGAGAGGCCCTTGGAAAACTCTGAAAAAACGATTGCATGTCTTCATGAATAAGAGAATTATCGTTTAATAGAATGGAGAAATCGGTTAGCTGCTTTCTGGTAGGTAGTACCCCATTTACCAAAAGATATGTTGTTTCAATAAATAAAGAATTTTCAGCAAGCTGTTCAACGGGAATTCCCCTGTAACGGAGAATTCCCTTTTCCCCATCCATAAAAGTAATTGAACTTATACAGCTGCCGGTGTTGGCAAAACCGGTATCAAGAGTTATTAAGCCTGTTTTTTCACGAAGTATGGAAATATCAATTGCTTTTTCACCCTCTGTACCTGTAACTACGGGCAGAGTGTATTTTTCCCCTTGGTATATCAATTCTACATGTTCTGCCATAATATTTCCCCTTTTTTTACAATAGAGCCAGTTTCAAAACGCCCCATTTTGGCCGATCTTAAGCGTTGGGCTCAAATTTCTATCCTCGAAATACTTAATGTATTCCTGTGGTTGAAATTTCCACCCGCCTTGAGCTTGACCAAACTGAAACGTTTTGAAAGTGGGCCTCAAGATTACTCATTAAAGCATTGATTTCGGTTTCCGTCATGTTTAACTCATTTCTAAGCAATGTATTTAGTTCCGCATTATGCTCATGAAATATTTTCAGCCAGCGGCGTATTGTGCGAAATTTTACTCCAAGTGTTTTTTTTGTATATAAAAGCTGGTTGCCATCGGCCAAAAGCTTAAGAGCTTTTAAGACATTCTCTTCAGATGAACATAAATTATAAAATATAGTTCCGGTTCTGTTGCAAAAAGATTTTTTACATTCCTTACAAAGGAAGCGGCGTCCTGTTTTTTCATCTTTTCTGCGGTATGTTCCGTTTAAAACAATATTTGCTTTTCCTTTTTTACCATATAATGAGCAATTTTTATTTGGACATACAAGTTTGTCTGATTCACTTTGCTGATTTGCCTGAACGGTAAAGTCTTCAAATGAATTTCTATGCTCCGGGTGGGAATTAAATGATTTGCATTTGTCAACGATCAGGGCGGCGGAATCATTATCCGGTGTTAACGTTTTAATACCGGATATTTTATCCAATGAAGATCTTTCAAATATTTTCTGATCTTTACTTAATACTTCCGGTTCAACGTCTGGCGTCTCTTTCGGTTCGGACCTTTTGATCGGATCATTATCTTCCTTCAGTTTATGTTTTTCAAGCAACCAATACCATGGCCCGCCTGATCTCATCACAATATCTAATCCTGCTTCATACAGGATATTGTGATTTTTTGATATTGCCTGTTTATCATTTTCTAATATCTTAAATCCCATGGTACTCAACAATTCATGAGTTTCTTTCATTGCTGAATACATGCCAACTATGTATCTTTCTTTTTTATCAATATCGGTAAGGTAATGTGCTACCTGTATAGTTTTATAATACGCTATATTTATGCTGGAAATATATGAAGAAAAAAATAATAATGCGCCTTCCTTAAGAGCAATAATATCACTGATGCTTTCGGGCATAAGCCAGCCCTCAAATGATTTTTGCTTCTTTAGCTGATCAAATGCGTCTTTTGTTAAGGGTAGCCAGATGCTGTGCCCTACATAATCGCCCCTGGAATCCAAAATCATAAAATTTAAATCAGGAATAATTGAAGATGCCTTTTCGACAACATCTCTTCTAAGTGGTTTAAGTGCATGGTAAATGTTATTATGGCACGAAAGCACCATATTATACTGCCTGTCAGTTCTGATACTTTCTCTGGTTAAAGTAAAGTCGTCGCCTTTTTTATGGTATGTTCCGTTTAAAACAATATTTGCGTTTTGCTTTTTTCCATATAATGGGAAATCCTTATTTGGATATACAAGTTTGTCTAAGCCGCTTTGCCGCTTTGACTGAACGGTAAAGTCTTCAAATGAATTCCCATGCCCAGGTTGATGATCAAATGATTTGCGTCTGTCAACGATCATGACGCCGGAATCATTATCCGGTATTGAAGTTTTGATACCGGTTATTTTATCCAATGAAGATTTTTCAAACATATCTTGATCTTTGCTTAATATTTCCGGATCAACTACTGACATCTCATTTGGTTCAAACCTTTCGGTCAGATCATTTGCCTCTTTTACTTTATGTTTTTCAAGCAACCAATGCCATGGCCCACCGGGTCTCATAACAATATCTAATCCGGCTTCATATAGCATATTGTAATCTTCCGATATTGCATGTTTATCGTTTTTTGCTAATTTAAATCCCAAGGTACTTAGCAGTTCATGAGTTTCTTTCATGGCCGTATACATACCAACTATGAATTTTTCTTTTTTATCAATACCGGTAAGGTATTGCGTGGCGTTTATTTGGTTATAGTACGCTACATTTATGCTGGCTTTATATGTAGA is drawn from Pseudomonadota bacterium and contains these coding sequences:
- a CDS encoding 2-hydroxyacyl-CoA dehydratase family protein, with product MAEDKLAVRKTINAAFEMNKIMSQYFYEMDNAAKTGDKKIAWCSSVGPAEILRGMGFLVFFPENHGAMLGATRMSTEMIPYANARGYSPDICSYLTSDIGAYIRGLTPLKKAYEGIECVPKPNVLVCNTNQCRDVQDWFCWYSKEFNVPLLVVNTHRGIKDVNKSHIESVARQLEALIKPLEKISGKKYDADNLKQAVALSRECSDLWKNVLDTAAAIPSPITFFDGTIHMAPAVVLRGTQQAVDYYKLLYAELRQRIKDRQGSLDNEKFRIYWEGMPIWGRLRDHSEMFTNLNTNVLASTYCNSWIFTDFDPEDPFTSMAKAYTRLFITRSDEAKQDYIKEMMDFFKIDGIIYHDAKTCPHNSNCRYGMPQRLEKETKIPYLTINGDLNDLRCISDDQTTTNIEAFIEQLEENNQHA
- the priA gene encoding primosomal protein N', encoding MSNNTKYIDVTVDLPVYSIFTYIVPEGLHDGFLPGKRVTVPFGQRNITGYVLSESKHTSEYDDKEIKPIIDVIDKTSIFPPSMVPFFKWIADYYIYPIGAVIKTALPGAIRSGKTKARLESYVCLSGGGLPDSKLSLSRKNVIDCLKTYGELSLKRLKEYVPNATRVVKALESAGYLILSKKPVYRDPFGEEISPDIAPAPTHEQERVISNVLNFLGKGFSPFLLSGVTGSGKTEVYMKLASAAIDKGYSVLVLVPEIALISQIEKRFRARFGECVAILHSGLSSGERYDQWSRITDKKTLIAIGARSAVFAPLTNIGLIVVDEEHDSSYKQEGGLRYNARDLAVVRAKLENCIVLLGSATPSVQSYQNVLSNKFSGLTLTKRIENKTLPEVNVVDLKNYRNNRGIRRYFSQELIDGIKNTLSRKEQVLLFLNRRGFAGFPVCSACGEAVKCKNCDISLTLHKSENAYKCHYCGYTKAANSNCAKCGSAAIKLLGLGTEKIEEAVKTLFPLARVARMDSDTTIRKGSVLKILKDLSEHNIDILIGTQMVAKGHDYPGITLVGIICADLSLSFPDFRACERTFGLLAQVSGRAGRGDSKGSVILQTYNPEHFTIKSAKKQDFISFYEKEIVFRKDLNYPPFSKMIMIRLSGKDKKRTKERAKALGNCCNELKNGSKSFEKSVMVLGPVEASVAKVAGRYRWQILLKGYSFSPLHQFAKIIVLEKANKICGKDVSVVIDVDPYFMM
- a CDS encoding citrate synthase gives rise to the protein MAEHVELIYQGEKYTLPVVTGTEGEKAIDISILREKTGLITLDTGFANTGSCISSITFMDGEKGILRYRGIPVEQLAENSLFIETTYLLVNGVLPTRKQLTDFSILLNDNSLIHEDMQSFFQSFPRASHPMGILSSMVTALRSFYPELKVESVEQINLTVTRLLSKIRTLAAMSYKISRGHKVVYPRPDLSYCANFLNMMFDSPVRPYQIDDEMVKALNVFWILHADHEQNCSSSTVRMVGSGRVNLYAAISAGIAALWGPLHGGANQAVVEMLTRIKRKDGDNVKKAVERAKDKKDPFRLMGFGHRVYKTYDPRAKIMKNTCDIILEKLQTSDPLLDIAKALEEVALKDTYFLEHNLYPNIDFYSGILLRALGIPTNMFTVMFAIGRLPGWIAQWKESADDPKWKLSRPRQIYDGPPLTEYIPIDERKKYHPDYGHKKHR
- a CDS encoding helix-turn-helix domain-containing protein; the protein is MLVLRGTKSSYDSPKLYKSLGSLLKDYRKWRGVSQEFISGLIRVSVRQLRNWESNRRRVRTENLHDLSEVTGIPMQVCVALNADQPMWYTLQKRWFASSPVLADSLPSTLFKYSGKLDDVFSLTKEKIRTDKQYNMVLSCHNDIYRAVKPLRRDVVEKASSIIPDLNFIVLDSWGHYVGHSIWLPLKNDAFEQLKKQKSFEGWLTPESISDIVALKEGTILLFSTYKASINVAYYNQINATQYLTGIDKKEKFIVGMYTAMKETHELLSTLGFKLAKNDKHAISEDYNMLYEAGLDIVMRPGGPWHWLLEKHKVKEANDLTERFEPNEMSVVDPEILSKDQDMFEKSSLDKITGIKTSIPDNDSGVMIVDRRKSFDHQPGHGNSFEDFTVQSKRQSGLDKLVYPNKDFPLYGKKQNANIVLNGTYHKKGDDFTLTRESIRTDRQYNMVLSCHNNIYHALKPLRRDVVEKASSIIPDLNFMILDSRGDYVGHSIWLPLTKDAFDQLKKQKSFEGWLMPESISDIIALKEGALLFFSSYISSINIAYYKTIQVAHYLTDIDKKERYIVGMYSAMKETHELLSTMGFKILENDKQAISKNHNILYEAGLDIVMRSGGPWYWLLEKHKLKEDNDPIKRSEPKETPDVEPEVLSKDQKIFERSSLDKISGIKTLTPDNDSAALIVDKCKSFNSHPEHRNSFEDFTVQANQQSESDKLVCPNKNCSLYGKKGKANIVLNGTYRRKDEKTGRRFLCKECKKSFCNRTGTIFYNLCSSEENVLKALKLLADGNQLLYTKKTLGVKFRTIRRWLKIFHEHNAELNTLLRNELNMTETEINALMSNLEAHFQNVSVWSSSRRVEISTTGIH